A portion of the Esox lucius isolate fEsoLuc1 chromosome 20, fEsoLuc1.pri, whole genome shotgun sequence genome contains these proteins:
- the zc3h15 gene encoding zinc finger CCCH domain-containing protein 15 produces the protein MPPKKPAQATAGSKKTQEKKKEKIIEDKTFGLKNKKGAKQQKFIKTVTQQVKYGQQNARQVAASEGDKNKKVDKKKELEELNELFKPVVAAQKVAKGVDPKSVLCAFFKQGQCTKGDKCKFSHDLTLERKCEKRSLYVDGRDEDLEKDTMDNWDEKKLEEVVNKKHGEAEKKKAKTQQTQIVCKYFLDAIENNKYGWFWVCPGGGDSCMYRHALPAGFVLKKDKKKEENQEEEISLEELIEKERAALGPNVTRITLQTFLAWKKRKRQERIAKDEQDMERKRADFSAGRSLGVSGREVFEFRPDLVDDDDEEADDTKYAKRADDDDVDEDIIHEVVDADIFQDIDGARFIPQEVGSDGITVASADRFTAKTPPSTVTSDCRLSQALGGVENGVNGIGRADMEEGRETDEVPVDENLFTGEDLDELEEELTTLELDE, from the exons ATGCCTCCGAAAAAACCGGCTCAAGCAACAGCAGGTAGTAAGAAAACACAagagaaaaagaaggaaaagaTAATTGAG GACAAGACATTTGGACTGAAGAACAAGAAAGGAGCTAAACAACAGAAGTTTATAAAAACGGTCACTCAGCAAGTCAAGTATGGACAGCAGaacgcaagacag GTCGCAGCTTCGGAGGGCGATAAGAACAAGAAGGTTGATAAGAAGAAGGAGCTTGAGGAGCTTAATGAGCTGTTCAAGCCTGTAGTTGCCGCCCAGAAAGTTGCCAAAG GTGTGGATCCTAAGTCGGTGCTGTGTGCCTTCTTCAAGCAAGGCCAGTGTACCAAAGGAGATAAATGCAAGTTCTCCCATGACCTGACTCTGGAGAGGAAATGTGAGAAGCGGAGTCTGTATGTAGACGGCAGAGATGAAGACCTCGAGAAAG ACACCATGGACAACTGGGATGAGAAGAAGCTGGAGGAAGTGGTCAACAAGAAACACGGAGAGGCAGAGAAGAAGAAAGCCAAAACTCAACAAACTCAGATT GTTTGTAAGTATTTCCTGGATGCCATTGAGAACAATAAGTATGGTTGGTTCTGGGTGTGTCCTGGGGGAGGAGACAGCTGTATGTACCGACATGCCCTTCCTGCCGGGTTCGTCCTCAAGAAGGATaagaagaaagaggagaacCAGGAGGAGGAGATCTCACTGGAGGAGCTGATCGAGAAGGAG CGAGCTGCCCTGGGTCCCAATGTCACTCGCATCACCCTTCAGACCTTCCTGGCTTGGAAGAAGAGGAAACGACAGGAGAGGATTGCCAAGGATGAGCAGGacatggagaggaagagggccGACTTCTCCGCGGGAAGGTCACTTGGG GTCAGTGGCCGTGAAGTGTTTGAGTTCCGGCCCGACCTGGTTGATGACGACGATGAGGAGGCAGATGATACTAAATACGCCAAACgggctgatgatgatgatgttgacgAAGACATCATTCATGAG GTAGTGGATGCTGACATCTTCCAGGACATCGATGGCGCCCGGTTTATTCCTCAGGAGGTGGGCAGCGATGGGATCACTGTGGCGTCTGCAGACAGATTCACAGCCAAGACTCCGCCTTCCACGGTCACTAGCG ACTGTAGGCTGAGCCAGGCTCTGGGAGGGGTGGAGAATGGTGTCAACGGAATAGGACGAGCAGACATGGAGGAAGGCAGGGAGACGGATGAGGTCCCCGTGGATGAGAACCTGTTCACTGGGGAGGATCTGGATGAGCTAGAGGAAGAGCTCACCACACTGGAGTTGGATGAATGA